A genomic region of Alnus glutinosa chromosome 11, dhAlnGlut1.1, whole genome shotgun sequence contains the following coding sequences:
- the LOC133882512 gene encoding uncharacterized protein LOC133882512, translated as MVNGSRGRRRMASRQSRVAPYRLPSYNSDVSVDLYPKKCSKALDKKDWEDVTCSVCMECPHNAVLLLCSSHDKGCRPYMCGTSFRYSNCLDQYKKAYTKVISSNDGQDVHGSVNNPILVPDSSGPVERCEVAELACPLCRGQVKGWTVVEPAREYLNAKKRSCMQDNCTFIGNYKELRKHVRAEHPSARPREVDPTLEQKWRRLEREREHDDVISTIRSTMPGAMVFGDYVIESNHNGFDTDEEDGAFDVNAAERNGGFEVGFDSNLVNVFLLLHTFGPSGNDLSRRLRQPERNFHHGSDQNGVGIHHTSPVGGLVSSDQDDNNNSDDNDGGGSLVSRLRRHGRVLLGRSGRRRRRREGVMGQR; from the coding sequence ATGGTGAACGGTAGCCGAGGACGACGCAGGATGGCTTCCCGACAATCAAGGGTAGCTCCATATCGACTGCCTTCTTATAACTCGGATGTTTCAGTGGACTTGTACCCTAAGAAATGCTCCAAGGCTTTGGATAAAAAGGACTGGGAAGATGTGACATGTTCTGTATGCATGGAGTGCCCTCACAATGCTGTTCTTCTCCTCTGTTCCTCTCATGACAAAGGTTGTCGTCCTTACATGTGTGGAACTAGCTTTCGGTACTCCAACTGCCTTGACCAGTACAAGAAAGCGTATACTAAAGTAATCTCATCGAATGATGGACAAGATGTGCATGGCTCTGTCAATAATCCCATTCTGGTACCAGATTCCAGTGGGCCTGTTGAGAGGTGTGAAGTCGCCGAGCTTGCCTGTCCCCTTTGCAGGGGCCAGGTTAAAGGTTGGACTGTGGTTGAACCTGCACGAGAATATCTAAATGCAAAAAAGAGAAGCTGCATGCAGGATAACTGCACATTTATTGGAAATTACAAGGAGCTGAGGAAGCATGTAAGGGCAGAGCACCCCTCTGCACGGCCACGCGAAGTGGATCCCACGCTTGAACAGAAATGGAGACGGCTTGAGCGGGAGCGGGAGCATGATGATGTGATCAGCACAATAAGGTCAACAATGCCAGGGGCAATGGTTTTTGGAGATTATGTAATAGAAAGTAATCATAATGGGTTTGATACAGATGAAGAGGATGGGGCTTTTGATGTAAATGCTGCAGAGAGGAATGGGGGCTTTGAGGTGGGCTTCGATAGTAATCTGGTGAATGTCTTTCTTCTGTTGCACACATTTGGACCGTCAGGGAATGACCTTAGTAGACGGCTGAGGCAGCCTGAGAGGAACTTTCACCATGGATCAGATCAGAATGGTGTTGGCATTCACCATACATCTCCTGTGGGTGGGTTAGTTTCCTCTGATCAAGATGACAATAATAACAGCGATGATAATGATGGTGGTGGGTCACTGGTTAGCCGCCTCCGCCGACATGGCAGAGTATTGTTGGGACGATCAGGCAGGAGACGCAGACGTAGAGAAGGCGTAATGGGTCAGAGgtag